One Prinia subflava isolate CZ2003 ecotype Zambia chromosome 8, Cam_Psub_1.2, whole genome shotgun sequence DNA window includes the following coding sequences:
- the IL12RB1 gene encoding interleukin-12 receptor subunit beta-1: MPGWLLAALAALAQGGTAAAQDVSCWKKCNTYKPFYCSWPPLGPAGNTSYILNFCFEKRRLCRRFEVGTVTTYSPSHYQVYTLENSTAWVEARWGDQARRTPNHTLHLDKAVKLDPPPTGKPFSKTGGQLRVQVPRPQCHGLEQAPQHEARFWRVGDSSWTQVTCETVMVTDEDDSVTCALGVNGTFVVQLRHKPPHWSSYWSDWSSNISVPEEILVSPVLSHQLGKLGTDGQRVLRLSWQPVLKEQRDVTYKLDVHMLACGCAESEEEDTVELGWEVTEHNLTLSGAEYEILLRAVNAAGPGPAQQLRVPADQHTDLSFKQISVAGGTVTAQWEAPVPGDAFCFEQQTLPEPPKPGACTQQEFPANSIHVERGALGAPGCHRLAVHGWDAQRGWATFALWHRYSRNDSLVVPINISTGAAGVMLRWQPSPRATCPGALAKYLICHAAEGDNVTYSEADATASNYTLQNLQAGTAYRVGVWEVTEDSERTCSAWWRFQTKALGPQGAAWRGNLKYLSISLGLPAAAAIYHLSKKRARRLLFPPLPKPAGTEAIQFSDSKMGQGQPRPGLLEPSERFSPVELLLTEPNPSEETADTGTQTAVPQPGVAQPGPALGQPAVAAVSPQGCGDELPFAYRRQEMLSPGPPPPSDSSGHPPGEEEEEEEEEEGRQELQQPLIPIELLISDKPIIIRDEGGWDPSLENPVP; this comes from the exons ATGCCGGGGTGGCTGCTGGCGGCGCTGGCGGCGCTGGCGCAGGGCG GCACCGCGGCAGCCCAGGACGTCTCCTGCTGGAAGAAATGCAACACCTACAAGCCTTTCTACTGCTCCTGGCCGCCCCTCGGCCCCGCCGGCAACACCTCCTACATCCTGAACTTCTG CTTTGAGAAGCGCCGCCTGTGCCGCCGCTTTGAGGTGGGCACGGTGACCACCTACAGCCCCTCGCATTACCAAGTGTACACCTTAGAGAACAGCACGGCCTGGGTGGAGGCACGCTGGGGGGACCAGGCCCGCAGGACCCCCAACCACACCCTTCACCTCGACAAGGCTG TCAAACTGGATCCACCTCCGACTGGGAAGCCTTTCTCCAAGACTGGTGGCCAGCTGAGGGTGCAGGTGCCACGGCCACAGTGCCACGGCCTGGAGCAGGCACCACAGCACGAGGCTCGCTTCTGGAGGGTGGgagacagcagctggacacag GTGACGTGTGAGACTGTCATGGTGACAGATGAAGATGACTCAG TGACCTGTGCCCTGGGGGTCAACGGCACCTTCGTGGTCCAGCTCCGGCACAAACCTCCCCACTGGAGCAGCTACTGGAGCGACTGGAGCAGCAACATCTCTGTTCCAgagg AAATCCTGGTGAGCCCAGTGCTGAGCCATCAACTGGGCAAACTGGGGACAGACGGGCAGCGGGTGCTGAGGCTCAGCTGGCAG ccAGTCCTCAAGGAGCAAAGGGATGTCACCTACAAGCTGGATGTCCACATGCTGGCGTGTGGCTGTGCAGAGTCAGAGGAGGAGGACActgtggagctgggctgggaggtgaCAGAGCACAACCTCACTCTCTCTGGGGCTGAGTACGAAATCCTGCTGAGGGCAGTCAATGCCGCAGGGCCAGGGCCGGCTCAGCAGCTCCGTGTGCCGGCAGACCAGCACACAG ATCTCAGCTTCAAGCAGATCAGCGTGGCTGGAGGCACCGTGACAGCGCAGTGGGAAGCGCCGGTCCCTGGTGATGCCTTCTGCTTCGAGCAGCAGACACTGCCAGAGCCCCCCAAACCGGGAGCCTGcacccagcaggaattccccGCCAACAGCATCCACGTGGAGAGAG GAGCGCTGGGAGCGCCGGGCTGTCACCGCCTCGCCGTGCACGGCTGGGACGCGCAGCGGGGCTGGGCCACCTTCGCGCTGTGGCACCGCTACTCCCGCAACG ATTCTCTGGTCGTGCCCATCAACATCAGCACCGGAGCTGCCGGTGTCATGCTCCGGTGGCAGCCGTCCCCCCGTGCCACCTGCCCCGGTGCCCTGGCCAAGTACCTCATCTGCCACGCGGCCGAGGGGGACAATGTGACCT ACAGTGAGGCGGATGCCACGGCATCAAACTACACCCTCCAAAACCTCCAGGCCGGCACAGCCTACAGGGTGGGTGTTTGGGAGGTGACAGAGGACAGCGAGAGGACCTGCAGTGCTTGGTGGCGCTTCCAGACCAAGGCTCTGG GCCCCCAGGGAGCAGCGTGGAGAGGAAACCTGAAGTACCTGAGCATCTCGCTTGGTCTCCCCGCGGCAGCTGCCATCTACCACCTGAGCAAAAAGAG AGCTCGCCGCCTCCTCTTCCCACCCCTTCCCAAGCCCGCGGGCACCGAAGCCATCCAGTTCTCGGACAGCAAGATGGGCCAG GGCCAGCCCCGGCCAGGCCTCCTGGAGCCCTCGGAGAGGTTCAGCCCGGTCGAGCTGCTGCTGACGGAGCCCAATCCCAGCGAGGAGACGGCTGACACGGGCACCCAGACTGCGGTGCCACAGCCGGGCGTGGcgcagcccggccccgcgctgGGACAGCCGGCGGTGGCGGCGGTGTCCCCGCAGGGCTGTGGGGACGAGCTGCCCTTCGCCTACCGCAGGCAGGAGATGCTGAGCCCGGGGCCACCTCCACCCTCTGACAGCAGCGGGCACCCACccggagaggaggaggaggaggaggaggaagaggagggaaggcaggagctgcagcagccgcTGATCCCCATTGAGCTGCTCATCTCCGACAAACCCATCATCATCAGGGATGAGGGAGGATGGGATCCCTCGCTGGAGAATCCTGTGCCGTAG
- the ARRDC2 gene encoding arrestin domain-containing protein 2 isoform X2 translates to MQPPGRVRRLAVRLQHGVAHGSGQLLHGWVQLELRGALRVRALEVCARGLAAVHWVESRSIGLNVVYRDYTAYQTFLYRRRQLIPDNGEATVLQAGRHEFPFTFQLPETLATSFEGKHGSVRYWVKAKLHRPWSTVKKAKKEFTVIEPIDINTPALLAPQAGAKEKLARAWYCNRGQVSVTAKIDRKGYTPGEVIPIFAEIDNCTSRAVVPKAAIIQTQTFVARGTKKQKKSVVTSITGDPIPAGKREVWHGRALKIPPVGPSILQCRIIQVEYSLKVCVDIPGTSKLLLELPLVIGTIPLHPFGSRTSSVSSQYSVNLDWLSTIPEQLEAPPEYSAVVSSPEAEQSLAPPCRSELGDILEGPFFAYIQEFRFRPPPLYSEVDPNPASDGIRPRCMTC, encoded by the exons ATGCAGCCGCCGGGGCGGGTGCGGAGGCTGGCGGTGAGGCTGCAGCACGGCGTGGCGCACGGCAGCGGGCAGCTGCTGCACGGCTgggtgcagctggagctgcgCGGGGCGCTGCGGGTGCGGGCGCTGGAGGTGTGTGCCCGGGGCCTGGCCGCCGTGCACTGGGTGGAGAGCCGCAGCATCGGCCTCAACGTCGTCTACCGGGACTACACGGCCTACCAGACCTTCCTGTACCGGCGCCGCCAGCTCATCCCCG ACAATGGTGAGGCCACTGTcctgcaggcaggaaggcaCGAGTTCCCCTTCACCTTCCAGCTCCCTGA GACCCTGGCAACCTCCTTCGAGGGGAAGCACGGCAGTGTGCGCTACTGGGTGAAGGCCAAGCTGCACAGACCCTGGTCAACAGTGAAGAAAGCAAAGAAGGAGTTCACTGTGATTGAACCCATCGACATAAACacccctgcactgctg gctCCCCAGGCAGGTGCTAAGGAGAAACTTGCTCGTGCCTGGTACTGCAACCGTGGCCAAGTATCTGTGACTGCCAAGATTGACCGAAAAGGCTACACCCCAG GTGAGGTCATCCCCATCTTTGCCGAGATCGACAACTGCACGAGCCGCGCCGTGGTGCCCAAGGCAGCCATAATCCAGACCCAGACCTTCGTGGCCCGGGGCACCAAGAAGCAGAAGAAGTCGGTGGTGACCAGCATCACTGGGGACCCCATTCCGGCTGGCAAGCGGGAGGTGTGGCACGGGCGGGCGCTGAAGATCCCGCCCGTGGGGCCCTCCATCCTGCAGTGCCGCATCATCCAGGTGGAATACTCCCTGAAG GTTTGTGTGGATATTCCTGGGACGTCCAAGCTGCTCCTGGAGTTGCCTCTGGTCATCGGGACCATCCCGCTGCATCCCTTCGGGAGCCGCACCTCCAGCGTCAGCAGCCAGTACAGCGTCAACCTGGACTGGCTCAGCACCATCCCGGAGCAGCTGGAGG ccccccctgAGTACTCAGCAGTGGTGTCCAGCCCAGAGGccgagcagagcctggctcctcCGTGCCGCAGCGAGCTCGGGGACATCCTGGAGGGTCCCTTCTTCGCCTACATCCAGGAATTCCGCTTCCGACCGCCTCCGCTGTATTCAGAG GTGGATCCGAACCCCGCGTCGGACGGCATCCGCCCGCGCTGCATGACGTGCTGA
- the ARRDC2 gene encoding arrestin domain-containing protein 2 isoform X1, which yields MIFDRLKRFSIELEGAERDGPAAFSPGQAVSGRVVLELAAAARLGALRLRAGGAARVHWTESRSAGSSTAYTQSYSDQVEFLSHRDTLMAPPDNGEATVLQAGRHEFPFTFQLPETLATSFEGKHGSVRYWVKAKLHRPWSTVKKAKKEFTVIEPIDINTPALLAPQAGAKEKLARAWYCNRGQVSVTAKIDRKGYTPGEVIPIFAEIDNCTSRAVVPKAAIIQTQTFVARGTKKQKKSVVTSITGDPIPAGKREVWHGRALKIPPVGPSILQCRIIQVEYSLKVCVDIPGTSKLLLELPLVIGTIPLHPFGSRTSSVSSQYSVNLDWLSTIPEQLEAPPEYSAVVSSPEAEQSLAPPCRSELGDILEGPFFAYIQEFRFRPPPLYSEVDPNPASDGIRPRCMTC from the exons ATGATTTTCGATCGCCTCAAACGCTTCTCCATCGAGCTGGAGGGCGCGGAGCGGGACGGCCCGGCCGCCTTCAGCCCCGGGCAGGCCGTGTCGGGCCGCGTGGTGCTGGAGCTGGCGGCGGCCGCCAGGCTCGGGGCGCTGCGGCTGCGGGCCGGGGGCGCCGCCCGCGTCCACTGGACCGAGTCCCGCAGCGCCGGCTCCAGCACCGCCTACACGCAGAGCTACAGCGACCAGGTGGAGTTTCTGAGCCACCGCGACACGCTGATGGCACCGCCAG ACAATGGTGAGGCCACTGTcctgcaggcaggaaggcaCGAGTTCCCCTTCACCTTCCAGCTCCCTGA GACCCTGGCAACCTCCTTCGAGGGGAAGCACGGCAGTGTGCGCTACTGGGTGAAGGCCAAGCTGCACAGACCCTGGTCAACAGTGAAGAAAGCAAAGAAGGAGTTCACTGTGATTGAACCCATCGACATAAACacccctgcactgctg gctCCCCAGGCAGGTGCTAAGGAGAAACTTGCTCGTGCCTGGTACTGCAACCGTGGCCAAGTATCTGTGACTGCCAAGATTGACCGAAAAGGCTACACCCCAG GTGAGGTCATCCCCATCTTTGCCGAGATCGACAACTGCACGAGCCGCGCCGTGGTGCCCAAGGCAGCCATAATCCAGACCCAGACCTTCGTGGCCCGGGGCACCAAGAAGCAGAAGAAGTCGGTGGTGACCAGCATCACTGGGGACCCCATTCCGGCTGGCAAGCGGGAGGTGTGGCACGGGCGGGCGCTGAAGATCCCGCCCGTGGGGCCCTCCATCCTGCAGTGCCGCATCATCCAGGTGGAATACTCCCTGAAG GTTTGTGTGGATATTCCTGGGACGTCCAAGCTGCTCCTGGAGTTGCCTCTGGTCATCGGGACCATCCCGCTGCATCCCTTCGGGAGCCGCACCTCCAGCGTCAGCAGCCAGTACAGCGTCAACCTGGACTGGCTCAGCACCATCCCGGAGCAGCTGGAGG ccccccctgAGTACTCAGCAGTGGTGTCCAGCCCAGAGGccgagcagagcctggctcctcCGTGCCGCAGCGAGCTCGGGGACATCCTGGAGGGTCCCTTCTTCGCCTACATCCAGGAATTCCGCTTCCGACCGCCTCCGCTGTATTCAGAG GTGGATCCGAACCCCGCGTCGGACGGCATCCGCCCGCGCTGCATGACGTGCTGA